The following are from one region of the Sphingomonas oryzagri genome:
- the ftsY gene encoding signal recognition particle-docking protein FtsY, which produces MSDTRNTPWHDKLAAGFRRTAERLGGNLDSLFNKEKLDRQTLDQIEEALIASDLGPVTAMRIRDRLEDERYDKDLDEAGVRKVVAEEVAKVLRKVAKPLEIEAFPRPQVILVIGVNGSGKTTTIAKLAHLLQEQDYQVMLVAGDTFRAAAIGQLKVWAERIGVPIITGKEGGDAASLVWEGVKQGTAIGTDVLIVDTAGRLQNKAGLMDELSKIRRVLGRLNPAAPHDVVLVLDATTGQNAISQIEIFGRDAGVTGLVMTKLDGTAKGGVLVAAAEKFGLPIHAIGVGETLEDFRPFDPDEVAGLIAGSKASVK; this is translated from the coding sequence TTGAGCGATACCCGCAACACCCCCTGGCACGACAAGCTGGCCGCCGGTTTCCGCCGCACCGCCGAGCGGCTGGGCGGCAATCTCGACAGCCTGTTCAACAAGGAAAAGCTCGACCGGCAGACGCTGGACCAGATCGAGGAAGCGCTGATCGCCTCCGATCTCGGCCCCGTCACCGCCATGCGCATCCGCGACCGGCTGGAGGACGAGCGCTACGACAAGGATCTCGACGAAGCCGGCGTCCGCAAGGTCGTGGCCGAGGAAGTGGCCAAGGTTCTGCGCAAGGTCGCCAAGCCGCTGGAGATCGAGGCGTTCCCGCGCCCGCAGGTGATCCTCGTGATCGGCGTCAACGGATCGGGCAAGACCACCACCATCGCCAAGCTCGCGCATCTGCTGCAGGAGCAGGATTATCAGGTGATGCTGGTCGCCGGAGACACCTTCCGCGCCGCCGCGATCGGCCAGCTGAAGGTGTGGGCCGAGCGGATCGGGGTGCCGATCATCACCGGAAAGGAGGGCGGCGACGCCGCGTCGCTCGTCTGGGAAGGCGTGAAGCAGGGCACCGCGATCGGTACCGACGTGCTGATCGTCGACACCGCCGGCCGGCTGCAGAACAAGGCCGGGCTGATGGACGAGCTCAGCAAGATCCGCCGCGTACTCGGCCGTCTCAACCCGGCGGCGCCGCACGACGTGGTGCTGGTACTGGACGCCACCACCGGCCAGAACGCGATCAGCCAGATCGAGATCTTCGGCCGCGATGCCGGTGTGACCGGACTCGTCATGACCAAGCTGGACGGCACCGCCAAGGGCGGCGTGCTGGTCGCTGCGGCGGAGAAGTTCGGCCTGCCGATCCACGCGATCGGCGTCGGCGAGACGCTGGAGGATTTCCGCCCCTTCGATCCGGACGAGGTTGCCGGGCTGATCGCGGGCAGCAAGGCGAGCGTCAAATAA
- a CDS encoding (2Fe-2S) ferredoxin domain-containing protein — translation MKLSVRSNWSATILVCGKCSKKIGGGFGEKGRTPLAKVLRKLGGGKKRKADFGVIETRCLGVCPKGAVTVIDAAHPGKWMLVEEGASVDEVAERLGLTV, via the coding sequence GTGAAGCTCTCGGTCCGGTCCAACTGGTCGGCGACGATCCTCGTCTGCGGCAAATGCTCGAAGAAGATCGGCGGCGGCTTCGGCGAGAAGGGCAGGACGCCGCTCGCCAAGGTGCTGCGGAAGCTCGGCGGCGGCAAGAAGCGCAAGGCAGATTTCGGCGTGATCGAGACGCGCTGCCTCGGCGTCTGCCCCAAGGGCGCTGTCACGGTGATCGACGCCGCGCATCCAGGCAAGTGGATGCTGGTGGAAGAAGGTGCGTCGGTGGACGAGGTGGCCGAGCGGCTTGGCCTGACAGTCTAG
- a CDS encoding septation protein A: MNTPAKPEAGPLLRLALDLGPLVVYFAAYSLTGKNIFAATGIFMVATVAAMIFSRIRFGWISAMQWFSSAMVLVLGGLTLWLHQDWFIKIKPTIYYLMVSGILWFGLWTGRPTLKLALGSAYPGLDERGWVLLSRNWAVFFIVMAIANEIVWRNFSTSVWIGYKLWGALPATMIFAAANVPMLLKHGLGETPAEAIADAPPTE, encoded by the coding sequence TTGAACACCCCCGCCAAGCCCGAAGCCGGGCCGTTGCTGCGTCTCGCGCTCGATCTCGGGCCGCTGGTCGTCTATTTCGCGGCCTATTCGCTGACGGGGAAGAACATCTTCGCCGCCACCGGCATCTTCATGGTTGCCACGGTCGCCGCGATGATCTTCTCGCGCATCCGCTTCGGCTGGATCTCCGCGATGCAGTGGTTTTCCAGCGCGATGGTGCTGGTGCTCGGCGGCCTGACGCTCTGGCTGCACCAGGACTGGTTCATCAAGATCAAGCCGACCATCTATTACCTGATGGTATCGGGCATCCTGTGGTTCGGGCTGTGGACCGGCAGGCCGACGCTCAAGCTCGCGCTCGGCTCCGCCTATCCGGGGCTGGATGAGCGCGGCTGGGTGCTGCTGTCGCGCAATTGGGCCGTCTTCTTCATCGTCATGGCGATCGCCAACGAAATCGTCTGGCGCAATTTCTCGACGAGCGTCTGGATCGGCTACAAATTGTGGGGTGCGCTGCCCGCCACGATGATTTTCGCCGCCGCCAACGTGCCGATGCTGCTGAAGCACGGCCTGGGCGAAACCCCGGCGGAAGCGATCGCGGACGCTCCGCCGACGGAATGA
- the mtaB gene encoding tRNA (N(6)-L-threonylcarbamoyladenosine(37)-C(2))-methylthiotransferase MtaB, with the protein MRQLAGDQDDLVIVNSCAVTAEAVRQARKEIRRAAKLRPDARIVVTGCAAQVEPERFATMPEVAAVIGNKEKWDARHFLPSAEQVRVSDIMAVRETAPHLVAGFGERARAFVEVQNGCDHRCTFCIIPFARGPSRSVPAGLVVDRIQALVDEGYNEVVLTGVDTTSYGPDLPGDQSLGHLVERVLKLVPGLRRLRLSSLDSVEIDDRLFDLVTGEPRVQPHLHLSLQAGDDMILKRMKRRHSRAQSVAMVERLKARRPDIAIGADLIAGFPTETEAQALNGLALLDDCDIVHAHIFPFSPRTGTPAARMPALDPVLVAARARRLREAAEARRRRWLETLVGTEQSLLIEQIDGRGHTAGYAPARLASGAAPRGALTNAVRRGDVVAMRITHIEGEMLVGEAL; encoded by the coding sequence ATGCGCCAGCTGGCCGGGGATCAGGACGATCTCGTCATCGTCAACAGCTGCGCGGTGACCGCCGAAGCCGTCCGCCAGGCGCGCAAGGAGATACGCCGCGCGGCGAAGCTCCGGCCCGATGCGCGCATCGTGGTGACGGGCTGCGCCGCGCAGGTCGAGCCGGAGCGGTTTGCCACGATGCCGGAAGTCGCTGCGGTGATCGGCAACAAAGAGAAGTGGGACGCACGCCACTTCCTGCCCTCGGCCGAGCAGGTCCGCGTCTCCGACATCATGGCGGTGCGCGAGACCGCGCCGCACCTCGTCGCCGGTTTCGGCGAGCGCGCGCGCGCCTTCGTCGAGGTGCAGAATGGCTGCGATCATCGCTGCACCTTCTGCATCATCCCCTTCGCACGCGGCCCGTCCCGCTCGGTGCCCGCGGGGCTGGTCGTCGATCGCATCCAGGCGCTGGTCGACGAAGGCTATAACGAGGTCGTGCTGACCGGTGTCGACACCACCAGTTACGGGCCGGATCTGCCGGGCGACCAGAGCCTCGGCCACCTCGTCGAACGCGTGCTGAAGCTGGTGCCCGGCCTGCGACGGCTGCGCCTCTCCTCGCTGGATTCGGTCGAGATCGACGATCGCCTGTTCGATCTGGTGACCGGCGAGCCGCGGGTCCAGCCGCACCTCCATCTCTCGCTGCAGGCCGGCGACGACATGATCCTGAAGCGCATGAAGCGCCGCCACTCGCGCGCGCAATCGGTGGCGATGGTCGAGCGGCTGAAGGCCAGGCGACCCGACATCGCGATCGGCGCCGATCTGATCGCCGGCTTCCCGACCGAGACGGAGGCGCAGGCACTGAACGGCCTCGCTTTGCTCGACGATTGCGATATCGTCCACGCGCACATCTTCCCCTTCTCGCCCCGTACCGGCACGCCCGCCGCGCGGATGCCGGCACTCGACCCCGTGCTGGTCGCCGCCCGTGCCCGCCGACTGCGCGAGGCGGCCGAGGCGCGACGCCGCCGCTGGCTGGAGACGCTGGTCGGCACCGAACAATCCCTGCTGATCGAGCAGATCGACGGGCGCGGCCATACCGCCGGTTACGCCCCCGCCCGCCTCGCGTCCGGCGCCGCACCGCGCGGCGCCCTCACCAACGCCGTCCGGCGCGGCGATGTCGTCGCCATGCGCATCACCCATATCGAAGGCGAGATGCTCGTCGGAGAGGCCCTTTGA
- the pspF gene encoding phage shock protein operon transcriptional activator, translating to MDRDQKFIGESTAFLDAVERASRAATLNRPVLVIGERGTGKELIAERLHHLSPRWAGPFVTLNCAALPETLIEAELFGHEAGAFTGATKARAGRFEEADGGTLFLDELATMSSGAQERLLRAVEYGEVTRIGSSKAIRVDCRIVAATNEHLPALVESGRFRADLLDRLSFEVVTLPPLRHREGDIPVLADFFGRRMAIEVGWERWPGFGSKAMGALVAYEWPGNVRELRNVIERAVYRWEEGKPIDAIEFDPFASPWRPQGAAARPAMTAEPGPAQAIAVVEEPETSDFKAACEAYEKRLLEAALKRCRFNQRTTAVALSLTYDQLRHALKKHALLDRTS from the coding sequence ATGGATCGCGACCAGAAATTCATCGGCGAATCGACCGCCTTCCTCGATGCCGTCGAGCGCGCCAGCCGCGCCGCGACGCTCAACCGCCCGGTGCTGGTGATCGGCGAGCGGGGAACCGGCAAGGAACTGATCGCAGAGCGCCTCCACCACCTCTCGCCGCGCTGGGCTGGTCCGTTCGTGACGCTGAATTGCGCGGCACTGCCTGAGACGCTGATCGAAGCCGAATTGTTCGGGCACGAGGCGGGCGCCTTCACCGGCGCGACAAAGGCGCGCGCGGGGCGCTTCGAGGAGGCGGACGGCGGCACGCTGTTTCTCGACGAGCTGGCGACCATGTCGTCCGGTGCGCAGGAACGGTTGTTGCGCGCGGTCGAATATGGCGAGGTGACGCGCATCGGATCGTCCAAGGCGATCCGGGTCGATTGTCGGATCGTTGCGGCGACCAACGAGCATCTGCCGGCGCTGGTGGAAAGCGGACGGTTCCGCGCCGATCTGCTCGATCGATTGTCGTTCGAGGTGGTGACTCTCCCTCCCTTGCGCCATCGCGAGGGTGACATTCCGGTGCTTGCCGACTTCTTCGGTCGCCGCATGGCGATCGAGGTGGGCTGGGAGCGCTGGCCGGGTTTCGGTTCCAAGGCGATGGGCGCGCTCGTCGCCTACGAGTGGCCGGGCAATGTCCGCGAGCTGCGCAACGTGATCGAGCGCGCGGTCTATCGCTGGGAGGAAGGCAAGCCGATCGACGCGATCGAGTTCGATCCGTTCGCCTCGCCCTGGCGCCCGCAGGGTGCCGCCGCCAGGCCGGCGATGACCGCCGAGCCGGGGCCGGCGCAGGCGATCGCGGTGGTGGAGGAGCCGGAGACCAGCGACTTCAAGGCGGCCTGCGAAGCCTATGAGAAGCGCCTGCTGGAGGCCGCGCTCAAGCGGTGCCGATTCAACCAGCGCACGACGGCGGTGGCACTGTCGCTGACCTACGACCAGCTTCGCCACGCGCTCAAGAAGCACGCTTTGCTCGATCGCACCTCCTGA
- a CDS encoding putative bifunctional diguanylate cyclase/phosphodiesterase, whose amino-acid sequence MTRRKGEQNSAAKALSRARRDLVTGVILIGGLTLLVTSGWHYVASLERLLGSTSRAQELASSDRILMAGMLLNLALILFGWRRYRDLVATSSQRDEAEARATTLARTDELTGFLNRRALAEEGAAAIALATRRDKAVALLVVDLDHFKTVNEVHGHLAGDSILRCATDIIRKALPASAVAGRLDGDEFAVLLPFDPRHVNTVDSIADYIVGALAQPMIARSVTAHIGATIGVARTEADCHTVDALLRRANIAMQAAKTAGRGRHAWFDATMERELISRNAIEAGLREGIPAGQFVPYYEPQVDLTSGAIIGFEVLARWEHPTRGIIPPDSFIPVAEECGLIADMSVSVMRRAFTEARDWDPSITLSVNISPAQLKDPWLAQKVVKLLVETGYPANRLEIEITESSLFQNLSLAQSIVGSLKNQGIRLALDDFGTGYSSLAHLRALPFDRIKIDKSFVTAMNKDPESMAIVDAISKLGESLNLPITAEGIEDQAIYDSLRKMGLHKGQGWHFGKPMTVAAARRLLAEKGLLPSARAVVEEPLQRRA is encoded by the coding sequence ATGACGAGACGAAAGGGCGAGCAGAACAGCGCCGCGAAAGCGTTGAGCCGCGCCCGTCGCGATCTGGTCACCGGCGTGATCCTGATCGGTGGCCTGACCCTGCTCGTCACCAGCGGGTGGCACTATGTCGCATCGCTGGAACGCCTGCTCGGCAGCACCAGCCGCGCGCAGGAGCTGGCTTCCAGCGACCGCATCCTGATGGCCGGAATGCTGCTCAATCTCGCGCTGATCCTGTTCGGCTGGCGCCGCTACCGCGACCTCGTCGCGACCAGCAGCCAGCGCGACGAGGCGGAAGCCCGCGCCACCACCCTCGCCCGCACCGATGAGCTTACCGGCTTCCTCAACCGCCGCGCGCTGGCCGAGGAAGGCGCCGCCGCGATCGCGCTCGCCACCCGCCGCGACAAGGCGGTGGCGCTGCTGGTCGTCGATCTCGATCACTTCAAGACGGTCAACGAGGTGCATGGCCACCTCGCCGGCGACAGCATCCTGCGCTGCGCGACCGACATCATCCGCAAGGCGCTCCCCGCCTCCGCCGTCGCGGGGCGGCTCGATGGCGACGAGTTCGCGGTGCTGCTGCCGTTCGATCCGCGTCATGTGAACACGGTCGATTCGATCGCCGACTATATCGTGGGCGCACTCGCGCAGCCGATGATCGCCCGATCCGTGACAGCGCATATCGGCGCCACCATCGGCGTCGCGCGTACCGAGGCCGACTGCCATACGGTCGATGCGCTGCTTCGCCGCGCCAACATTGCGATGCAGGCCGCCAAGACCGCGGGACGTGGCCGCCACGCCTGGTTCGACGCGACGATGGAGCGCGAGCTGATCAGCCGCAACGCCATCGAGGCGGGCCTGCGCGAAGGCATCCCCGCCGGCCAGTTCGTTCCCTATTACGAGCCGCAGGTCGATCTCACGAGCGGCGCGATCATCGGCTTCGAGGTGCTGGCCCGCTGGGAGCATCCGACGCGCGGCATCATCCCGCCGGACAGCTTTATCCCGGTCGCCGAGGAATGCGGGCTGATCGCCGACATGTCGGTCTCCGTGATGCGCCGCGCCTTCACCGAGGCACGCGACTGGGATCCCTCGATCACCCTCTCGGTCAACATCTCGCCGGCCCAGCTCAAGGATCCGTGGCTGGCGCAGAAGGTCGTCAAGCTGCTGGTCGAGACCGGCTATCCCGCCAACCGGCTGGAGATCGAGATCACCGAAAGCTCGCTGTTCCAGAATCTCAGCCTCGCCCAGTCGATCGTCGGCAGCCTGAAAAATCAGGGCATCCGGCTGGCGCTCGACGATTTCGGGACGGGTTACTCCTCGCTCGCCCACCTGCGCGCTCTGCCGTTCGATCGCATCAAGATCGACAAGAGTTTCGTCACGGCGATGAACAAGGATCCGGAATCGATGGCGATCGTGGACGCCATCTCGAAGCTCGGCGAAAGCCTCAACCTGCCGATCACGGCGGAAGGCATCGAGGATCAGGCCATCTACGACTCCTTACGCAAGATGGGCCTGCACAAGGGCCAGGGATGGCATTTCGGCAAGCCGATGACGGTCGCCGCCGCCCGCCGCCTGCTGGCCGAGAAGGGCCTGCTGCCCAGCGCGCGCGCCGTCGTCGAGGAACCGCTACAACGCCGCGCCTGA
- a CDS encoding superoxide dismutase, producing the protein MAFILPPLPFEKTALDPIMSAETFDYHHGKHHNAYVQKVNGWEDEKGLKGKSLVEVIHLSKDKGDKGLFNNAAQIWNHTFFWNSLAPAGTTKPSEKLAKLIDDFGGQDALIAKLKEEAVGHFASGWAWLVLDGGALKVTSLHDADTPVVHEGMKPLLTLDVWEHAYYIDYRNARPDFAEKVLKNVVNWDFVSQNLDGEGISRADQPAA; encoded by the coding sequence ATGGCCTTCATCCTCCCCCCGCTGCCCTTCGAGAAGACTGCCCTCGATCCGATCATGTCGGCCGAGACCTTCGACTATCACCATGGCAAGCACCACAATGCCTATGTCCAGAAGGTCAATGGCTGGGAAGACGAGAAGGGCCTGAAGGGCAAGTCGCTCGTCGAGGTGATCCACCTGTCCAAGGACAAGGGCGACAAGGGCCTGTTCAACAACGCCGCCCAGATCTGGAACCACACCTTCTTCTGGAACAGCCTGGCGCCGGCCGGCACCACCAAGCCGAGCGAGAAGCTCGCCAAGCTGATCGACGATTTCGGCGGCCAGGACGCGCTGATCGCCAAGCTGAAGGAAGAGGCCGTCGGCCACTTCGCGTCGGGCTGGGCGTGGCTGGTGCTCGATGGCGGCGCGCTCAAGGTGACGTCGCTGCACGATGCCGACACGCCGGTGGTGCATGAGGGCATGAAGCCGCTGCTCACGCTCGATGTGTGGGAGCACGCTTATTACATCGACTATCGCAACGCCCGTCCGGACTTTGCCGAGAAGGTGCTCAAGAACGTCGTGAACTGGGACTTCGTGTCGCAGAATCTCGACGGCGAGGGCATTTCGCGCGCCGATCAGCCGGCGGCGTGA
- the pspC gene encoding envelope stress response membrane protein PspC codes for MSARHTKFYLDKRNSKWLGVCSGIADYTGLDATLVRVAAVILTLIGGFPWTLIAYWITAWIASDKPREFEDMSYEDRKFWQKVRVTPGNSVRDVRSRFRDIDRRLSDLEVYYTSHNRRLADEIDSLR; via the coding sequence ATGTCCGCCCGTCACACCAAATTCTACCTCGACAAGCGGAATTCCAAGTGGCTCGGCGTCTGCTCCGGCATCGCCGACTATACCGGCCTCGATGCGACCCTGGTGCGCGTCGCCGCCGTGATCCTGACCCTGATCGGTGGCTTCCCCTGGACGCTGATCGCCTACTGGATCACCGCCTGGATCGCCTCGGACAAGCCGCGCGAGTTCGAGGACATGAGCTACGAGGATCGCAAGTTCTGGCAGAAGGTCCGCGTGACGCCGGGCAATTCGGTCCGCGACGTGCGCAGCCGCTTCCGCGACATCGACCGCCGGCTCTCCGACCTCGAAGTCTATTACACCAGCCACAATCGTCGCCTCGCCGACGAGATCGACAGCCTGCGCTGA
- a CDS encoding J domain-containing protein encodes MARRQTRSNDWGFPRWRGYGSERGATQVRLCDRDGCDRPGDRPAPKSPNSPERWWFCEEHAAEYNRNWDYFQGLSAEEAAKRERDERRTSAGYADSSYNSWGGPGDGSRSRDEMRALEALELDGDASFEDAKAAWRRLAKANHPDVKPGDDAAAERFRKVQAAWDVLRTAEERRQGVS; translated from the coding sequence ATGGCACGACGGCAGACACGATCGAACGACTGGGGTTTTCCCCGCTGGCGGGGCTACGGGTCCGAGCGCGGCGCCACGCAGGTGCGCCTGTGCGATCGCGACGGCTGCGACCGGCCCGGCGACCGGCCCGCGCCCAAATCGCCCAACAGCCCCGAACGCTGGTGGTTCTGCGAGGAACATGCCGCCGAATATAACCGGAACTGGGATTATTTTCAGGGCCTCTCCGCAGAGGAGGCGGCCAAGCGCGAGCGCGACGAGCGGCGGACGTCGGCGGGCTATGCGGACTCCTCCTACAACAGCTGGGGCGGCCCCGGCGACGGCAGCCGCTCGCGCGACGAGATGCGCGCGCTGGAGGCGCTGGAGCTGGACGGCGACGCCTCGTTCGAGGATGCCAAGGCGGCGTGGCGCCGGCTCGCCAAGGCCAACCATCCCGACGTGAAGCCGGGAGACGATGCCGCCGCCGAGCGCTTCCGCAAGGTGCAGGCGGCGTGGGACGTTCTCAGGACCGCCGAGGAACGGCGCCAGGGCGTTTCGTGA
- the pspB gene encoding envelope stress response membrane protein PspB has protein sequence MEDVLVPVMICGILFIGLPWIIFHYVTQWKKARGLSIEDENLLDGLHDLARRLDDRLSTIERIVAADNPNWRPGQSERPSRDITRDLGRDADDWQGRA, from the coding sequence ATGGAGGATGTCCTCGTCCCCGTCATGATCTGCGGGATCCTGTTCATCGGGCTGCCCTGGATCATCTTCCACTACGTGACGCAGTGGAAGAAGGCCCGCGGCCTCTCGATCGAGGACGAGAACCTCCTCGACGGCCTGCACGACCTCGCCCGCCGCCTCGACGACCGGCTCTCGACCATCGAGCGCATCGTCGCCGCCGACAATCCCAACTGGCGCCCCGGCCAGTCCGAACGCCCGAGCCGCGACATCACCCGCGATCTCGGCCGCGATGCGGACGACTGGCAGGGCCGCGCCTGA
- the dapF gene encoding diaminopimelate epimerase, whose translation MRQIFHKMHGLGNDFVVFDARDAAIAITPQRARAIADRHFGVGCDQLILIEPSDVAAARMRIWNADGGEVESCGNATRCAAILLGDGTTLETMGGILDLSVTDGGASVDMGAPRFDWDAVPLAYAMDTRALPLAWDGVETITPPIALSVGNPHVILFVPDTDALDIEALGRPIEHDPIFPERVNVNFATIESRTRIRLRVWERGSGATLACGTGACATAVAAIRSGRAESGVTVALPGGELVIDWQPGGTIRMTGPATHVFSGELDLAAFPA comes from the coding sequence ATGCGGCAGATTTTTCACAAGATGCACGGATTGGGCAACGACTTCGTCGTGTTCGACGCGCGTGACGCCGCGATCGCCATCACGCCGCAGCGCGCCCGTGCCATCGCGGATCGCCACTTCGGCGTCGGCTGCGACCAGCTGATCCTGATCGAACCGTCCGACGTGGCCGCCGCCCGGATGCGCATCTGGAATGCCGACGGGGGCGAGGTCGAAAGCTGCGGCAACGCCACCCGCTGTGCCGCCATCCTGCTCGGCGACGGCACGACGCTGGAGACGATGGGCGGCATTCTCGATCTGTCCGTGACCGACGGCGGCGCCAGCGTCGACATGGGGGCGCCGCGCTTCGACTGGGACGCGGTGCCGCTCGCCTATGCGATGGACACGCGCGCGCTGCCGCTGGCGTGGGACGGCGTGGAGACGATCACCCCGCCGATCGCGCTCAGCGTCGGCAACCCGCACGTCATCCTGTTCGTTCCCGATACCGATGCGCTGGACATCGAGGCGCTGGGCCGGCCGATCGAGCATGACCCGATCTTCCCCGAGCGGGTGAACGTCAACTTCGCCACGATCGAAAGCCGGACACGCATCCGCCTGCGCGTGTGGGAGCGCGGATCCGGCGCGACGCTCGCCTGCGGGACGGGCGCCTGCGCCACGGCGGTCGCGGCGATCCGATCCGGCCGCGCCGAAAGCGGCGTGACGGTGGCGCTGCCCGGCGGCGAACTGGTGATCGACTGGCAGCCCGGCGGCACGATCCGCATGACCGGCCCCGCCACCCACGTCTTCTCGGGCGAGCTCGATCTCGCCGCCTTCCCGGCGTGA
- a CDS encoding SufE family protein has protein sequence MAASLDDIREEYEFLDSDDRYRLLIDLGRQLEAMPEPLKTDATLVRGCSASVWVYPTQPDGDRLHFLADSNAAITKGIIALVLLTVQDKPASEIAKTDIEELLAPFDLKNQLSSNRTQGIPNMIALIRETATRYAGA, from the coding sequence ATGGCCGCCTCTCTCGACGATATCCGCGAGGAATATGAATTCCTCGATTCCGACGACCGCTATCGCCTGCTGATCGATCTGGGCCGCCAGCTCGAAGCGATGCCCGAACCACTCAAGACCGACGCGACGCTGGTGCGGGGCTGCTCCGCTTCGGTGTGGGTCTATCCGACGCAACCTGACGGCGACCGGCTCCACTTTCTCGCCGACTCCAACGCCGCGATAACAAAGGGCATCATCGCGCTGGTGCTGCTGACCGTGCAGGACAAGCCCGCATCCGAGATCGCCAAGACCGATATCGAGGAGCTACTCGCCCCGTTCGACCTGAAGAACCAGCTCAGTTCCAACCGCACGCAGGGCATCCCCAACATGATCGCGCTTATCCGCGAGACCGCGACGCGCTATGCTGGGGCATGA
- the pspA gene encoding phage shock protein PspA, with amino-acid sequence MGIFSRTRDIIAANVTDLLDKAEDPAKMIRMIIMEMEETLIEVRASAARTIADQKEMRRHIAKLDKLQESWTEKAELALSKGREDLAKAALVEKNKATDMAERLKEEIGVLDDALQASEADITKLQNKLREARARQTSIVARLESAHNRYKLREMTNGPKIDEAFARFETLERRVDFAEGRADAAGMGAAPRTLEEEIADLKSSEKVDAELEALKARMGKSAGQEG; translated from the coding sequence ATGGGTATCTTCTCCCGCACCCGAGACATCATCGCCGCCAACGTCACCGACCTGCTCGATAAGGCGGAGGATCCGGCGAAGATGATCCGCATGATCATCATGGAGATGGAAGAGACGCTGATCGAGGTTCGCGCCTCGGCCGCGCGCACCATCGCCGACCAGAAGGAGATGCGCCGCCACATCGCCAAGCTCGACAAGCTCCAGGAGAGCTGGACCGAGAAGGCTGAGCTGGCGCTGAGCAAGGGCCGCGAGGATCTCGCCAAGGCCGCCCTGGTCGAGAAGAACAAGGCGACCGATATGGCCGAGCGCCTGAAGGAAGAGATCGGCGTGCTGGACGATGCCCTCCAGGCGTCCGAGGCCGACATCACCAAGCTGCAGAACAAGCTGCGCGAGGCGCGTGCCCGTCAGACCTCGATCGTCGCCCGGCTGGAGAGCGCGCACAACCGGTACAAGCTGCGCGAGATGACCAACGGCCCGAAGATCGACGAGGCCTTCGCCCGCTTCGAGACGCTGGAGCGCCGCGTGGACTTCGCCGAAGGCCGCGCCGACGCCGCCGGCATGGGTGCCGCGCCGCGCACGCTGGAGGAGGAGATCGCCGATCTCAAGTCCTCCGAGAAGGTCGATGCCGAACTTGAGGCGCTGAAGGCCCGCATGGGCAAGTCCGCCGGCCAGGAGGGCTGA
- a CDS encoding YoaK family protein, whose translation MQSLPTERTTAAILLALVAGCVDAVGFTELGGYFVSFMSGNSTRLGMHLAYREWHSALFVGGLIVLFIGGAALGALIDEVAGRFAASLLFLVEAALIGVAGLMIEGAHPITGIVLLPVAMGLSNALVLGERGARIGMTYMTGTLVRIGTGLTRLGRPGEARAVMLDCLLWGALVLGVALGARGQLRYGPEVLFAPAAALVLLSIVEAWFSRRRTA comes from the coding sequence ATGCAGAGCCTGCCGACGGAACGGACCACCGCCGCCATCCTTCTTGCGCTGGTTGCCGGCTGCGTGGACGCGGTCGGCTTCACCGAGCTTGGCGGCTATTTCGTCTCGTTCATGAGCGGAAACTCGACCCGGCTCGGCATGCACCTCGCTTACCGGGAATGGCATTCGGCGCTGTTCGTCGGCGGACTGATCGTCCTGTTCATCGGCGGCGCGGCGCTGGGCGCGTTGATCGACGAGGTGGCGGGCCGCTTCGCCGCGTCGCTGCTGTTCCTCGTCGAGGCGGCGCTGATCGGCGTGGCCGGCCTGATGATAGAGGGCGCGCACCCGATTACGGGTATCGTGCTGCTCCCGGTGGCGATGGGGCTGTCCAACGCGCTGGTGCTGGGCGAGCGCGGCGCGCGGATCGGAATGACCTACATGACGGGGACGTTGGTGCGTATCGGCACCGGGCTGACCCGCCTCGGCCGCCCCGGCGAGGCGCGGGCAGTGATGCTGGACTGCCTGCTCTGGGGCGCGCTGGTGCTCGGCGTGGCGCTCGGCGCGCGCGGGCAACTGCGCTACGGGCCGGAGGTTCTGTTTGCGCCGGCGGCCGCACTGGTGCTGCTGAGCATCGTCGAAGCCTGGTTCTCCCGCCGCCGCACCGCCTGA